A window of the Longimicrobiaceae bacterium genome harbors these coding sequences:
- a CDS encoding sigma-70 family RNA polymerase sigma factor yields MRALATEVGRGPAVLSVASEDGRAAPVVELDDTELVERVRAGDVEAYDLLVVRHMKRAYSVAYRLLGQREDAEDLVQDAFLAALEKIDTFKQGRSFAPWFYRILVNRGLNSRKSRSLRRMDALPPEISDASRSPLRDTERAELKERLAEVLRTLPPRQKSIVELFELEGFSSLEIAEILGLSDGTVRWHLHQARAKLREALGPFVRSNREA; encoded by the coding sequence GTGAGGGCGCTCGCGACTGAGGTGGGGCGCGGCCCCGCGGTGCTGTCCGTCGCGAGTGAGGACGGACGCGCGGCTCCGGTCGTCGAGCTCGACGACACCGAGCTGGTCGAGCGCGTGCGTGCCGGCGACGTGGAGGCCTACGACCTGCTCGTCGTGCGGCACATGAAGCGCGCCTACTCGGTCGCGTATCGTTTGCTCGGGCAGAGAGAAGACGCTGAGGATCTGGTCCAGGACGCCTTTCTGGCCGCGCTCGAGAAGATCGACACCTTCAAGCAGGGACGCAGCTTTGCTCCCTGGTTTTATCGGATTCTGGTCAATCGCGGGCTGAATTCCCGCAAATCGCGGTCATTGCGCAGGATGGACGCACTCCCGCCGGAGATCTCCGACGCCAGTCGGTCTCCGCTGCGGGATACCGAACGAGCCGAGCTGAAGGAACGGCTCGCGGAGGTTCTCCGAACACTCCCGCCCCGGCAGAAGTCGATCGTGGAGCTGTTCGAGCTGGAGGGGTTCAGCAGCCTCGAGATCGCGGAAATCCTCGGGCTCTCGGATGGTACCGTGCGGTGGCACCTGCATCAGGCGCGGGCGAAGTTGAGGGAGGCGCTGGGGCCTTTCGTCCGGAGTAACAGAGAGGCATGA
- a CDS encoding cyclopropane-fatty-acyl-phospholipid synthase family protein, translating into MSETSLVALPAASTKAIRTTTAFLNRVFPPPRRFGIRLWTGETLPVEGTPAFTLVLNSPGSLRRMFTPPVELSMGEAYLRGDFHVEGDMSAAFDIVPAARAAFSSPSEVASLAVRWLRLPDGRNDIEYGIHPPARLRGRRGTRSRDQAAIQYHYDVGNDFYQLFLDRRMVYSCAYFPTGTEDLDAAQEAKLELICRKLRLKPGERLLDIGCGWGGMLIYAAERYGVEGVGVTLSRAQLELGRERVRQAGLEKLIRLELLDYRDLTGPPFDKIVSIGMFEHVGRQGRAEYFSQAFRLLKPGGLFLNHAISDRPHIPPRGLTDMVSRALETVMVGKQHFRKRYIFPDGELMPVSEANLEAETAGFEVRDVENLREHYAETIRHWLRRLRQRQKEAIEIAGEPLYRLWELYLAGCIYHFDTALISVNQSLLVRPVDGRAGLPWSRADLYRE; encoded by the coding sequence ATGAGTGAGACATCGCTGGTGGCCCTTCCCGCCGCGAGCACGAAAGCCATCCGCACCACCACGGCCTTCCTCAACCGGGTCTTTCCGCCCCCTCGCAGATTCGGCATCCGCCTCTGGACGGGTGAGACACTGCCGGTCGAAGGGACGCCTGCCTTCACGCTGGTGTTGAACTCGCCGGGCAGCCTTCGGCGCATGTTCACCCCGCCTGTGGAGCTTTCGATGGGGGAAGCGTACCTGCGGGGGGATTTTCATGTCGAAGGGGACATGAGCGCCGCCTTCGACATCGTCCCCGCGGCGCGGGCTGCCTTCAGCTCGCCCTCCGAGGTCGCCTCACTAGCCGTGCGGTGGCTACGCCTCCCGGATGGCAGGAATGACATAGAGTACGGAATTCATCCGCCGGCGCGGCTGAGAGGCCGTCGTGGCACGCGGAGCCGGGACCAGGCGGCGATCCAATACCATTACGATGTAGGCAACGACTTCTACCAGCTCTTCCTGGACCGGCGCATGGTGTATTCGTGCGCTTACTTTCCCACAGGAACGGAGGATCTCGACGCCGCTCAGGAAGCCAAGCTCGAGTTGATCTGCCGGAAGCTCAGGCTGAAGCCTGGCGAGCGGCTGCTCGACATCGGCTGCGGATGGGGTGGGATGCTGATCTACGCCGCGGAGCGCTACGGCGTGGAAGGCGTGGGGGTTACGCTCAGTCGCGCGCAGCTGGAGCTGGGAAGGGAGAGGGTCCGGCAGGCGGGTCTGGAGAAGTTGATTCGCCTCGAGCTGCTCGACTACCGCGACCTCACCGGCCCGCCCTTCGACAAGATCGTGAGCATCGGAATGTTCGAGCACGTCGGTCGGCAGGGGCGCGCAGAGTACTTTTCGCAGGCGTTTCGACTGCTGAAGCCCGGTGGCCTCTTCCTGAACCACGCGATCTCAGACCGCCCACACATTCCGCCGCGGGGTCTGACCGACATGGTCTCCAGAGCGCTGGAGACGGTGATGGTCGGGAAGCAGCACTTCCGCAAGCGCTACATCTTTCCGGATGGCGAGCTGATGCCGGTAAGCGAAGCGAACCTGGAGGCGGAGACAGCCGGATTCGAGGTCCGCGACGTGGAGAATCTGCGGGAGCACTACGCCGAGACGATCCGGCACTGGCTGCGACGGCTCCGGCAGCGCCAGAAAGAGGCGATCGAGATCGCGGGCGAGCCGCTCTACCGGCTGTGGGAGCTGTACCTGGCGGGGTGCATCTACCACTTCGACACCGCCCTCATCAGCGTCAATCAGTCCCTGCTGGTGCGCCCGGTGGATGGGCGCGCGGGGCTCCCCTGGTCACGAGCGGATCTCTACAGGGAGTGA
- the lon gene encoding endopeptidase La — protein sequence MSERIMLPVLPLRETVVFPGVAVPISAGRPGTLKAIEAALGADRRVFAVAQKENRDEVEIDNLYTVGTIVRIAQVQRGVGGMQLLIHGEERALALNYTDTPDQGLRAGVVPMEQLDPVAPEDAAFQALFREVRERAAELGKRRGIPPEMLQQFLDGVTEPGPFADLVTFYLEVDSATKQRLLEMLSVEERLRTLLVLIERQLALIEAQEDIQQQVQEELGERQREMLLREQLKAIQRELGEDEEGRESEELRRRLEALQLPEAAREEVERELGRLERTSPQSAEYQVIRTYLETVADLPWNERTEDKLDLKAAEEILEEDHYGLQDVKDRVLEFLAVRQLAARRAVEEVDEERARAEAEAADAAGEAAASEAAASADRSDGAYSEAEKEDQPVEEQAPAAESEPSDGTRERVEATSRATAKGPILLFTGPPGVGKTSIAKSIARALGRKYVRIALGGVRDEADIRGHRRTYVGAMPGRIVQALKQAKSRNPVILLDEVDKLGVSLQGDPSSALLEVLDPAQNHEFTDHYLGVPFDLSEVLFIATANYVQNIPAPLLDRMETVDFRGYTEQEKQQIAERYLIPRQREEAGLEADEFSISPKALSLVISEYTREAGVRQLEREIGKLARKAARRIAAGRTKRVRVSEKQVREFLGRSRVHPEKAGGENLVGVATGMYYTPMGGDIMFIEVSASQRSAQVAGEAESGATGMGNLVLTGQLGDVMKESARAGLTYARAHAVRYGIDPRKAWGSEIHIHVPAGAIPKDGPSAGVAMATALVSALSDRPVRSDVAMTGEITLTGRVLPIGGVKEKLLGAYRAGIKTVIIPKANTADLEDLPSEVLKALEIHPVETIDEVLALALEGASFSAEGTLRFPPLAGSGGPRAAESEPRLHGPRG from the coding sequence ATGAGCGAAAGAATAATGCTTCCCGTCCTGCCTCTGCGGGAGACCGTGGTCTTCCCGGGGGTCGCCGTGCCGATCTCGGCCGGCCGGCCGGGGACGCTGAAGGCGATCGAAGCGGCACTCGGCGCGGATCGCAGGGTCTTCGCCGTGGCTCAGAAGGAGAATCGCGACGAGGTAGAGATCGACAACCTCTACACCGTCGGTACCATCGTGCGGATCGCTCAGGTCCAGCGCGGCGTCGGCGGCATGCAGCTCCTCATCCACGGCGAGGAGCGAGCGCTGGCCCTCAACTACACCGATACGCCGGACCAGGGGCTTCGCGCGGGCGTGGTGCCGATGGAGCAGCTCGACCCGGTGGCGCCGGAGGACGCGGCGTTCCAGGCGCTCTTCCGCGAGGTACGCGAGCGCGCGGCCGAGCTGGGCAAGCGGAGGGGAATTCCGCCCGAGATGCTCCAGCAGTTCCTGGACGGGGTGACGGAGCCGGGACCGTTTGCGGACCTGGTCACGTTCTACCTGGAGGTCGATTCCGCGACCAAGCAGCGTCTACTGGAGATGCTCTCGGTGGAGGAGCGGCTGCGCACCTTGCTGGTCCTGATCGAGCGGCAGCTCGCCCTGATCGAGGCGCAGGAGGACATCCAGCAGCAGGTGCAGGAGGAGCTGGGCGAGCGGCAGCGAGAGATGCTGCTGCGCGAACAGCTCAAGGCCATTCAGCGCGAGCTGGGTGAGGACGAGGAGGGACGCGAGTCAGAGGAGCTGCGTCGTCGCCTCGAGGCGCTGCAGCTCCCCGAGGCAGCGCGGGAAGAGGTCGAGCGCGAGCTCGGGCGCCTGGAGCGCACCAGTCCGCAGAGCGCGGAATACCAGGTCATCCGCACCTACCTCGAGACCGTCGCCGACCTGCCCTGGAACGAGCGGACCGAGGACAAGCTGGACCTCAAAGCCGCCGAGGAGATCCTCGAGGAGGATCACTACGGCCTGCAGGACGTCAAGGACCGGGTGCTCGAGTTCCTGGCGGTGCGGCAGCTCGCCGCGCGGCGGGCGGTCGAGGAGGTGGACGAAGAGCGCGCCCGGGCGGAGGCCGAGGCTGCCGATGCGGCTGGCGAAGCGGCAGCGTCCGAAGCGGCGGCTTCCGCGGACCGCTCGGATGGCGCCTACAGTGAGGCGGAGAAGGAGGACCAGCCGGTGGAAGAGCAGGCTCCGGCGGCAGAGTCCGAGCCGAGCGACGGTACCCGGGAGCGCGTCGAGGCCACTTCGCGGGCCACGGCCAAGGGGCCGATCCTGCTCTTCACGGGGCCTCCGGGCGTTGGTAAGACCTCCATCGCCAAGAGCATTGCCCGCGCGCTGGGACGAAAGTACGTGCGCATCGCTCTGGGCGGTGTGCGTGACGAGGCAGACATCCGCGGCCACCGGCGGACGTACGTGGGTGCGATGCCGGGGCGTATCGTGCAGGCGCTGAAGCAGGCGAAGTCGCGCAACCCAGTGATCCTGTTGGACGAGGTGGACAAGTTGGGTGTGTCGCTGCAGGGCGATCCGTCGAGCGCCCTGCTCGAGGTGCTCGACCCGGCGCAGAACCACGAGTTCACCGATCACTATCTGGGCGTGCCGTTCGACCTGTCCGAGGTCCTGTTCATCGCCACGGCGAACTACGTCCAGAACATCCCGGCGCCGCTCCTGGACCGGATGGAGACGGTCGACTTCCGTGGCTACACGGAGCAGGAGAAGCAGCAGATTGCCGAGCGGTACCTGATTCCGCGCCAGCGTGAGGAGGCAGGGCTCGAGGCCGACGAGTTCAGCATCAGCCCCAAGGCACTGAGTCTGGTGATCTCGGAGTACACCCGTGAGGCGGGCGTGCGGCAGCTCGAGCGGGAAATCGGGAAGCTGGCCCGCAAGGCGGCCCGTCGCATCGCCGCCGGGCGGACGAAGCGCGTGCGCGTCAGTGAGAAGCAGGTGCGGGAATTCCTGGGTCGCTCGCGCGTGCACCCCGAGAAGGCCGGTGGGGAGAACCTCGTCGGGGTGGCTACGGGCATGTACTACACGCCCATGGGTGGTGACATCATGTTCATCGAGGTCAGCGCCTCGCAGCGGAGTGCTCAGGTTGCCGGGGAGGCCGAGAGCGGTGCGACCGGCATGGGTAACCTGGTGCTCACCGGGCAGCTCGGGGACGTGATGAAGGAGTCCGCGCGTGCAGGACTTACCTACGCAAGGGCGCACGCCGTGCGGTACGGAATCGATCCCCGGAAGGCCTGGGGATCTGAGATCCACATCCACGTGCCGGCCGGTGCGATTCCGAAGGACGGACCGTCCGCCGGTGTGGCCATGGCCACGGCGCTGGTGTCGGCGCTCTCCGACCGTCCGGTGCGTTCGGACGTCGCCATGACCGGCGAGATCACGCTCACCGGGCGCGTCTTGCCGATCGGCGGGGTGAAGGAGAAGCTGCTGGGCGCCTATCGCGCGGGGATCAAGACGGTGATCATCCCCAAGGCGAATACCGCGGACCTGGAGGATCTGCCCTCTGAGGTCCTGAAGGCTCTGGAGATCCACCCCGTCGAGACGATCGATGAGGTGCTGGCCCTGGCGCTGGAGGGAGCCTCCTTCAGCGCCGAGGGGACGCTCCGCTTCCCGCCGCTGGCGGGGAGTGGCGGCCCGCGCGCGGCCGAGTCGGAGCCGCGTCTGCACGGCCCGAGAGGGTGA
- a CDS encoding cold shock domain-containing protein, giving the protein MRNIGTVKWFNDAKGFGFITPEGGTRDCFVHHSAIQMQGFKSLTEGERVEFDLVEGPKGPAAENVVRLG; this is encoded by the coding sequence ATGCGCAACATCGGTACGGTCAAGTGGTTCAACGACGCCAAGGGTTTCGGCTTCATCACTCCTGAAGGGGGAACCCGCGACTGTTTCGTTCACCACTCCGCGATCCAGATGCAGGGATTCAAGTCCCTCACCGAGGGAGAGCGGGTCGAGTTCGACTTGGTGGAGGGCCCCAAGGGACCCGCCGCCGAGAACGTGGTCCGGCTCGGCTGA
- a CDS encoding TonB family protein — protein sequence MSIEHSVRDDVALALGSDYEIVRELGRGGASVVYLGRDRVLGREVAIKVIRDSHAGDAEAVARFEREARMLASLQHPNIVMLYAAKQLPGGTLALVMQHGGWATLKSVILEKGALPLELVERVLRDVASALDYLHRHNVIHRDVKPENIFIDGDSGRALLSDFSIAKSGDAATSVTLTGVVIGTPAYMSPEQIDGGELTGRSDLYSLGMVGYEMLTGERPWEGENLFNVIYKQKTERLPSLLARRPDTPEKLRRLIEKATEKDPALRWSDASEFLAALGGSAPSSLPIPVPPQPVAPAPASSLPLSEYPTLEIEQIVVEEALAQRARKPRRRRRFMAAAVVVLLFSGGAGALAFSGRSLDGETVFDLRTLRDAADETSSLSLPPATREAQPAAVDTPSFALVEPIVDSDPPPPDTATQRVTQPEEPPARPRNVAQGQEEPARSPSSARPPPTAENSAVPAGEEGEAELPTTPPALLPSLNVTVPTDTAPSVTPSRVLQPLEARTSESPAPQLQNRDLVGQLLRERYPTDLRRRGVGGTTVLTVLVSPEGSVERSNVVSSSGNERLDEAAQRVAERMVFRFPEGTTPKAVWVAVPLTFDPR from the coding sequence ATGAGCATCGAACACTCCGTCCGCGATGACGTCGCGCTGGCTCTCGGCTCCGACTATGAGATCGTGCGGGAGCTGGGCCGCGGGGGTGCGTCCGTGGTTTACCTCGGGCGTGATCGCGTTCTGGGTCGAGAAGTCGCCATCAAGGTCATCCGGGATTCGCACGCGGGGGACGCCGAGGCGGTTGCTCGTTTCGAGCGAGAGGCGCGTATGCTGGCCTCGCTGCAGCATCCGAACATCGTGATGCTCTACGCTGCAAAGCAGCTCCCTGGCGGTACGCTTGCCCTGGTGATGCAGCACGGCGGGTGGGCCACGCTCAAGTCGGTCATTCTCGAGAAGGGGGCTCTTCCCCTCGAGCTGGTGGAGCGGGTACTGAGGGACGTTGCCTCGGCGCTGGACTACCTCCACCGGCACAACGTCATCCACCGTGACGTCAAGCCGGAGAACATCTTCATCGATGGCGACAGCGGGCGTGCCCTGCTCTCCGACTTCAGCATTGCGAAATCGGGAGATGCGGCCACGAGCGTGACCCTGACGGGCGTGGTGATCGGCACGCCCGCCTACATGTCGCCCGAGCAGATCGACGGTGGGGAGCTGACGGGTCGAAGCGACCTGTACAGCCTGGGGATGGTGGGCTACGAGATGCTCACGGGCGAGCGCCCCTGGGAGGGAGAGAATCTCTTCAACGTCATCTACAAACAGAAGACGGAGAGGCTTCCTTCTCTGCTCGCGCGACGGCCAGACACGCCGGAGAAGCTCCGGCGCCTGATCGAGAAGGCGACGGAGAAGGACCCGGCTCTGCGCTGGTCCGACGCATCCGAGTTCCTCGCGGCGCTCGGGGGTTCCGCTCCGTCCTCGCTACCGATCCCCGTGCCGCCTCAACCGGTGGCGCCCGCGCCGGCGTCCTCGCTCCCGCTCTCGGAGTATCCGACTCTCGAGATCGAGCAGATCGTGGTGGAGGAGGCTCTGGCCCAGCGGGCTCGCAAGCCACGTCGGCGGCGCCGGTTCATGGCGGCCGCCGTGGTGGTCCTCCTGTTCAGCGGCGGCGCCGGAGCGCTGGCTTTCTCCGGAAGGAGTCTGGACGGAGAGACGGTTTTCGATCTGAGAACCCTTCGGGATGCTGCAGACGAGACGAGCTCGCTCTCGCTGCCGCCGGCCACCCGCGAGGCGCAGCCAGCCGCCGTCGACACTCCGAGCTTCGCCCTGGTCGAGCCGATCGTCGATTCCGATCCGCCACCGCCCGACACTGCGACCCAGCGCGTCACCCAGCCGGAGGAGCCGCCGGCGCGTCCTCGAAACGTTGCTCAGGGGCAAGAGGAACCCGCAAGGTCCCCATCGTCGGCACGGCCCCCGCCGACCGCCGAGAACTCGGCCGTGCCCGCGGGTGAGGAGGGCGAGGCTGAGCTTCCTACCACGCCGCCGGCCCTGCTCCCGTCACTCAACGTGACCGTTCCGACCGATACGGCGCCGTCGGTAACGCCGTCGCGGGTGTTGCAGCCCCTCGAGGCGAGAACCAGCGAGTCGCCTGCGCCGCAACTGCAGAACCGCGACCTCGTAGGCCAGCTTCTCAGGGAGCGGTATCCGACCGATTTGCGACGTCGGGGCGTAGGCGGAACGACGGTATTGACCGTGCTGGTCTCTCCCGAGGGAAGCGTGGAGCGGAGTAACGTCGTAAGCAGCAGCGGTAACGAGCGCCTCGACGAAGCGGCGCAACGGGTCGCCGAACGGATGGTGTTCCGCTTTCCCGAAGGGACGACGCCGAAGGCGGTGTGGGTGGCGGTCCCGCTCACCTTCGACCCACGCTGA
- a CDS encoding Spy/CpxP family protein refolding chaperone, with amino-acid sequence MRQAWWWLGIALLVVLPIEAEAQRGHSEPHRGLNGAVEKLIEHRQELGMTDAQLARVQEIKDTADARKQPLWQQIMAIRRELKERRRAEPNMAEAEKEALLRRSGEQIESLLNQVRAIDHAAMREVGDVLTDAQKEKIRDMVSRDRRDRDHSEERRRREGARD; translated from the coding sequence ATGCGACAAGCCTGGTGGTGGCTCGGTATCGCGCTGCTCGTGGTGCTTCCCATAGAGGCGGAGGCACAGAGGGGCCACAGCGAGCCACACCGGGGGCTGAACGGAGCGGTCGAGAAGCTCATCGAGCACCGTCAGGAGCTCGGAATGACCGACGCGCAGCTCGCCCGGGTACAGGAGATCAAAGACACCGCGGATGCGCGCAAGCAGCCGCTCTGGCAGCAGATCATGGCCATCCGGCGCGAGCTGAAGGAGCGTCGCAGGGCCGAGCCCAACATGGCGGAGGCGGAGAAGGAGGCTCTCCTCCGGCGCAGCGGTGAGCAGATCGAAAGCCTCCTGAATCAGGTGCGCGCGATCGATCACGCCGCCATGCGAGAGGTTGGCGATGTGCTCACCGACGCGCAGAAGGAGAAGATCCGCGACATGGTGTCGAGGGACCGACGCGATCGCGACCACTCCGAAGAAAGACGGAGGCGTGAGGGCGCTCGCGACTGA
- a CDS encoding ParB/RepB/Spo0J family partition protein: MSRDSKPDSSPDPTRAPGAAPLTEDHRLLHPDDIVLSGPYVRQHVDEEELASLTESILAGGEIKQAIGVRVEGPEEAPSYVLVYGMRRWLASKRAGLDRIPVRDHGRISVVEALALQVAENEARVDPHPVDTAVSYQMLVQEGGMSQAEVARIAGRSPAHVSYMRAVGEAILALTDEERAALYRTPEATVPRFQRIAPLKTVEERAEALRSLLYEAGPATKRELKGIAQVRAGVSKKTGAWTVRLSYRDEDLRTDPELAARLERFLEDQLRRVRRLRPAPQQRQPVTWEIESG; encoded by the coding sequence ATGTCCAGAGACTCGAAGCCGGATTCATCGCCTGACCCCACCCGCGCACCGGGGGCAGCGCCGCTCACCGAGGACCACCGCCTCCTCCACCCGGACGACATCGTGCTCTCCGGCCCCTACGTGCGCCAGCACGTGGACGAGGAGGAGCTGGCGTCCCTGACCGAGTCGATCCTGGCCGGAGGAGAGATCAAGCAGGCGATCGGCGTGCGGGTGGAGGGCCCCGAAGAAGCCCCCAGCTACGTGCTCGTTTACGGCATGCGCCGGTGGCTCGCCTCCAAGCGCGCCGGGCTGGACCGGATCCCGGTGCGGGATCACGGGCGGATCTCGGTGGTGGAGGCCCTTGCGCTGCAGGTCGCCGAGAACGAGGCACGCGTGGATCCTCACCCCGTCGACACCGCGGTGAGCTACCAGATGCTGGTGCAGGAAGGAGGCATGAGCCAGGCGGAGGTGGCGCGAATAGCGGGGAGATCTCCCGCCCATGTCTCCTACATGCGCGCGGTCGGGGAGGCGATCCTGGCCTTGACCGACGAGGAGCGGGCGGCGCTCTATCGCACGCCCGAGGCGACCGTGCCGCGCTTTCAGCGCATTGCTCCCCTCAAGACTGTGGAGGAGCGGGCGGAGGCGCTGCGCTCGCTTCTCTACGAGGCCGGCCCGGCGACGAAGCGCGAGCTGAAGGGGATTGCCCAGGTGCGGGCGGGGGTGTCGAAGAAGACGGGCGCGTGGACGGTGCGTCTGAGCTATCGCGACGAGGATCTGCGTACCGATCCCGAGCTGGCGGCGCGGCTGGAGCGCTTCCTCGAGGACCAGCTACGGCGGGTGCGTCGGCTGCGCCCGGCGCCTCAGCAGAGGCAGCCCGTCACCTGGGAGATCGAGAGCGGCTGA
- a CDS encoding protein phosphatase 2C domain-containing protein codes for MNFFHCRSAATTVQGRRLRNEDAVLDLKLPDGRHVVAVADGMGGHQSGEIASALALEVLTRELRAGARLKEAVIASNQAVYEEALRDPTRAGMGTTLVALLRTDAVYEIANVGDSRAYRIDTHGIKRISRDHSFAEEAASKSLMGPEEIARSPWRNALTRSIGTQESVEVDLFGPFEISGSAHTVLLCSDGLYRALSDDAAWHHLIAAPDPASGARILIDQALRLGSDDNVSVAVVQFSGTASPLQPGWIGSTMGQMRGRAQAPRVLPSASLTAGPESQIVAGSRRSSSRRTDLRRIMKFILSENVLFGLCTGILVMWLALRLLAS; via the coding sequence ATGAATTTCTTCCACTGCCGCAGCGCGGCCACCACAGTGCAGGGCCGTCGACTCAGAAACGAGGATGCGGTGCTCGACCTGAAGCTCCCCGATGGGCGGCACGTGGTGGCGGTCGCGGACGGCATGGGAGGCCACCAATCGGGAGAGATCGCGAGTGCACTGGCGCTGGAGGTCCTTACGCGTGAGCTGCGCGCCGGTGCACGGCTGAAAGAAGCGGTGATCGCGTCCAACCAGGCCGTATACGAGGAGGCCCTGCGGGACCCCACGCGGGCCGGAATGGGAACCACGCTGGTGGCCCTGCTGCGAACGGACGCGGTGTACGAGATCGCCAACGTCGGCGACAGCCGCGCTTATCGCATCGACACGCACGGCATCAAGCGGATCTCGCGCGATCACTCCTTTGCCGAGGAAGCGGCAAGCAAATCGCTCATGGGCCCCGAAGAGATCGCGCGCTCGCCCTGGCGCAACGCGCTCACCCGCTCGATCGGCACGCAGGAGTCGGTGGAGGTCGATCTCTTCGGGCCGTTCGAGATCTCCGGCAGTGCCCACACCGTGCTCCTGTGCAGCGACGGGCTCTATCGGGCGCTGAGCGATGACGCGGCCTGGCACCACCTGATCGCCGCGCCTGATCCGGCCTCGGGAGCTCGCATCCTCATCGACCAGGCGTTGCGGCTCGGTAGCGACGACAACGTGTCGGTCGCCGTGGTGCAGTTTTCGGGCACTGCCTCCCCGCTTCAACCCGGATGGATCGGGAGCACGATGGGACAGATGCGAGGGCGTGCACAGGCGCCGCGGGTGCTTCCCTCCGCATCACTGACCGCCGGTCCGGAGAGCCAGATCGTGGCCGGGAGTCGGCGCAGCTCGAGTCGCCGTACCGACCTGCGGCGAATCATGAAGTTCATCCTGAGCGAGAATGTGCTGTTCGGCCTGTGCACCGGAATCCTGGTGATGTGGTTAGCCCTCCGGCTACTCGCCAGTTGA
- a CDS encoding CBS domain-containing protein, translated as MQRYARDYRGRYDESFSGRARFGRSREAGPWQEYHRRWQEYDRPFRGALRRERFGYAASYDAPFRTGSRSRYEARSHGPVRDQAFEPEPGRMEWYGGGGWRRKLEEPVRGETADTVRAAEIMTRNPEAVTADTPVQEVAQRMRDLDVGVMPVIESEESQRLEGIVTDRDIAIRAAAEGKDLKKTAVREIMSKDPHTVFENDHVRDVFALMKRERVRRVPVTGRDGSLVGIISQADLAVNYAGLDLQRETEVEEVIERISEPARPRWGREGAPDDRRVGRRLRHTIDVDLPGRVRSGWQALRREARGLMRRGYDAGWR; from the coding sequence ATGCAGCGCTATGCGAGAGACTATCGCGGTCGGTACGACGAGTCTTTCAGCGGCCGCGCTCGGTTCGGACGGAGCCGTGAAGCGGGGCCGTGGCAGGAGTACCATCGGCGTTGGCAGGAGTACGATCGGCCGTTCCGGGGCGCCCTGCGGCGAGAGAGGTTCGGCTACGCCGCCAGCTACGATGCGCCCTTCCGGACGGGCAGCCGATCGCGCTACGAGGCGCGGTCACATGGACCGGTCCGCGATCAGGCGTTCGAACCCGAGCCCGGAAGGATGGAGTGGTATGGAGGGGGAGGATGGCGTCGGAAGCTGGAGGAGCCTGTCCGGGGCGAAACGGCGGACACGGTTCGTGCCGCTGAAATCATGACGCGCAATCCGGAGGCGGTCACAGCGGACACTCCGGTTCAGGAGGTTGCCCAGCGCATGCGCGACCTCGACGTGGGGGTGATGCCGGTGATCGAGAGCGAAGAATCGCAGCGCCTCGAGGGAATCGTCACCGACCGGGACATTGCCATCCGGGCCGCCGCGGAAGGGAAGGACCTGAAGAAGACGGCGGTCCGCGAGATCATGTCGAAGGATCCGCACACCGTCTTCGAGAACGATCATGTGCGGGATGTCTTCGCGCTGATGAAGCGCGAGCGCGTGCGTCGCGTTCCGGTCACCGGCAGGGACGGGTCGCTGGTGGGCATCATCTCACAGGCCGATCTGGCCGTGAACTACGCCGGTCTCGATCTGCAGCGCGAGACCGAAGTCGAAGAGGTGATCGAGCGGATCTCCGAGCCGGCGCGTCCGCGGTGGGGACGAGAGGGTGCGCCCGACGACCGCCGCGTCGGACGACGCCTGAGGCACACGATCGACGTGGATCTTCCCGGTCGGGTGCGAAGTGGTTGGCAGGCGTTGCGGCGCGAGGCGCGCGGGTTGATGCGGCGCGGGTACGACGCGGGGTGGCGCTGA